One Candidatus Moraniibacteriota bacterium genomic window, CATTGTTCTCAATATATGCCTCTTTTTATCAGATTGTCTGGGTTTTATTTTTTCAGGAAATTTCTTTAGATAAAAAGGAAAATATAGCTGTTAGGGAATTGGAAACTGAAACAAAAGAAGCAACAATTGAAACAATATAAAAATTTAATTTATCTATTTTCATTAATGGGCCTATAGCTCAGTTGGTTAGAGCGCTACATTGACATTGTAGAGGTCTGCAGTTCGAGTCTGCATAGGCCCACAAAAATTTTTAAAAACAAAAAAGAGAATCCAATGGGATTCTCTTTTTTTTGCTTAAATAAGTTTAATAACCATAATAATCCAATTCTGCATTACGTTCAGCATCACTGTTATTATTACTGGTAGCATTTCTGACTCCTTCAACAGCAGATCCAATGGCGCCTACCTGAGCAGCATTTACAGTGTCAATAGCGCTGTTAAGAGAATCAGTGACTTTATTTGTAACACCGGTTACAGCATTAGTAATAACGTTGTTATAAGCTGTGCTGAAAGGGAATTGGTTGTTTTGCGCAATAATTGCTGCTTTTCCTTCATCATCAGAAATGCCATAATTAGCCGATCGAGCTAGTGTACTTATAACCATGCCTTCAGCAATTTGGGCAAGTGCTGCTCCTGCATCATCAACTCCAGTGGCTTCTGCAGTCATGATGAGATCAGTTCCCATTTTGTCAAGAGTTGAAAAAGCACTGCTTATGAGGGCTGTTGGCTTGATTATACGTCCAAGCTTTTTTTGTGGTATAAGCCCATTGTTCTGCTCTGTTTTGGCCTGCTCCTTGTTTTGCTTTAAATATTCATCATATTGGGTCTGAGACATAATAGAAAAACAAGGCAGATTATTGGCGCATTTGACATATGCCATCACTCCTCTCATATTTCTACTCTTGAAAAGGCTTTGGCGGGGATCACCTCCTCCTGTAATGTCTTGGATATCAGTTGCGTGTTTCTCGCCGCCCTTTATCATTTTGGTGGCACCTGAGCTCAAATAAACATCATAAATCGAACCGACACCTTCATAATTAGCAGAAGAAAGCCTTCCTTTGGCGACAGTATTATAAAAGGTTTCCATTTGATTCATGGCTTTCTGTGCTGGAGCCGTAAATAAATAATTAGCATAGTCTCTTATCATTAAAGACCCACCGCTATCCTCGGAGTCGCCACCGATAAGTTCAGCTGTAAACTTCTGAACTGCATATAAAGCAACCATTTTAGCAGCAAATACGGCTAAAGCAGCAAGATAATTTTTCAAAACCTCATAAACTTCCCAAGCAAATTCTCCTATGGCTGTCATCCAATCGCCGAGGTTGGTCACCCAATCTCCGGTATTTGGTACAAAATTCGGTGCATCAAAAACTGTATAAGCTTGGGCTACCTTTAAGTTTGTAACAAAAACGCCATAAAATATTATGGAAAAGCATAATATAACTGAGATTACTGAAAAAAAAGGCTTCTTTTTCATAGCTTGAAAAACTTATTTAATTAGCACTTATTTCTTTATAGTATGATTGAAAATCATTTTTAAAAAAATCAGCAAATAGGTCTAAATAGGCAGTTGCTTTGTTTGCAATGACTAGCTTTCCCATTGGGTCGTTTGAACTCAAAGAATAGTCTTTTAATGTCAAAACGCCCTTGATAAGCCTTAAAAATTTTACATGTAAATCAACCATGGTCTCTGGAACCTGGACACTACTGACTTGATTTGAAAACGCTTCTAATCTATTACCAAGATCAGAAAAATAGGAGATATTTTCTTTTGAATTTCCAACATCAGCTACCTTTGAAAGGAAATCTTCTTGAAATGCAGTAAAATCATCTTTTGTTAAAATTTGAACAGGAAGATTATTGGCCATTAGATATAATACCTGATTCAAATATCTTGCGGAGTCTTCAGCTTCTCTCTTTTTCCTGTCTGCATCACTGAGTGATGAATAATTTTGTTTCAGTATGTTGAGTTGTGTTTCATCAACAAAAGGTAACGTATCCCAAGTTATAGAATCTCCCATATTTTTAGCAATTTGTTCATCGGCAAAATTGCGCAAATCGGTTACTGAAACATTCTGGCCTTCTTTCGAGGAAACAAATGCACTTAAGTTTTGCAAATATTCATCTGTGAGTGTTGAACTGTTGCTAACTGAAGATGTGCTTTTTGAAGAAGCATCAGAAGTCTTTATTCCAGTTTCAATTTTATCTCCCGGGGCCGGCTTAAGAGGATCATATCCGCTTTGGACTTCAATGCCATCCGAATAGCTATCATTATCGGTGTCATTTTTGTTAATGTCTGTTCCGTATAAATTTTCTTCTGTGTTTGTAAGTCCGTCACAATCAGAATCAATATTTTTATCACAAGAATTTGAGTCTGAATCAATATTTTCTGCATATGTAAAATAATTGAAACTTGCAAAAAAAATACAAACCATGATTAGGAATAATTTTTTAAGAGTGTTTATTTTTATATACATAACATTTATTATTTTATGTCGTAATTATACTATTATTTTTAAAAGCAGTAAAGTATCCTATTTAAAAAATTTAATATATTTCAAAAATATGTTTTTAGGATAAAAATAAAAACGTAATGCACAATTAATACACCACGCGTGAAATCTATAATAAATAAAAAATTTATATTTTTTATTATCAGAATTAAATAATTTTAATTTTTAAAAAACATACTAAACAATTAAAAAAAGAGTACAGCCATTTTTATATTAAGACATAATATATTTATATTGTCAAGTTAAATAAAGCTCTTCTTGTTACTTAAAATAAATCCAAATATAAGCCACAACAGTATTTGCCCCTGTTGGATATCCCAAAAGTAATGATCGAAAAGCATTATAAAAAGAAATGAAACAAGTACCGCCCTAAAATGATAATTTTCTAAGGTATTTATTTGTATATTTTTTTCAATAGACTCATTATTTTTAAAGTTACTTAAATTGTTCCACGTGGAACAAATGTCAATTTTTTCACCGAATAGCTTAAACAAAAAGATTAAAAAAAGAAAAAGCATCAATATACCAAAATCATTTAATAAAAGCAAAAAAACATTATGGACGGGCTGAAATTGCCATATTTGTACATCTTTTATTTTTTCTATGTAAGCAATAAATTGTCCACTACCTAATCCTAGAATTGGGTTTAGAGCAAAAATTTGGCTTGAAATACTTGTATAAAATCCTCTTTCTTGAAGGCTTTTATAAAATATTGAATTCAGATCTGTATTTAGTAGAAAAAATAGAAAGAAAAATATACATAAAATCAAGAAAAATTTTTTAATAAAGACTATTTTATTAAAAAAAATGAAATTGTTCCACGTGGAACAATTTTTTTTACAGAGGTAAATAAAAGCTATTATAAGACCTAAGATTGCGGATTTTGAAAATGTTAAAAAAATGGCTAAAAACTGAATTAATATAATGAAAAAAAATATAAATGTTTCACGTGGAACATTTATATTAAAAACATTAATAAATAACATTTTTTCAGGTGCTTTTTTAAGCCTTGAAAATTGTTCCACGCGGAACAATTTAAAATATAGTATAGATATGATTATAGAAAAAACTAAAAAACCTCCAAGTATATTTGGATGAGGAAAAAGACCGTAAGCTCTCAGGTATGTTGATCCATTTATGATAATTTTAGCGACTCCTGTTAATTGAGTTGAAATAATGCTTTCTTTCAGCCATATTAAACCTAGGGATTGTTGGCTTAAAATCTGAATTATTCCGATAATTGATTGTAATATACCTATTCCTATAATTATCTTAAAAATTATTCTAAGCCTATATAAATGTTCCACGTGGAACATTTTGCTTATATAAATAAAAAGTAGAACAAATTCGAGAATTTTTAATGATCTAAATAGAGCAATTTGGTGACTTTCTGACCATAGGATAGATATAAAAGAAAAAATAACTAAAAATAAAGGAAAAAATAATAGTAAGTTGTGATTAAATTGTTGATAAAGGTTTTTTAAACATGAAAAAAGATTATTAAATGTTTTTTTATTTAATATTTTGTTGTAATTGTTCCACGTGGAACAATTTATTTTTAGAGTAGAAAAAGCTGTCAATATTGACAGAATACTATTTTTATTGCATAATATTAAAAACCAAGTAAATAATGTCAGAAAAAGGAATATGTCAGACAAGTATATGTATACTCCCATATATTCATTAAATACACCTTTTACAGGATAATAGAAAAGCACTTTTCTTATGGATAATGTGCTTGTGGCAAGAAAAGCACAAAAAAACCAAAAATCTGGTTTTTTTCTAAAAGAGATTAAAGTTTTTCTGATTAAATCAGTCATATTCTTATTATAATGTATTTTTAGCAAAAAAAACATTGACCTATTTTTTATGGTTGTTATGATAGAAAGAGCTCAAGTTTGAAACACGGGCCTATAGTAAAATGGTATTACGCGTCCATGGCATGGATGAAGCTGGAGTTCAATTCTCCATAGGTCCACAGAATAAAAAATTAAAAATTAAATCAAGCCCCCATAGCTCAACGGATAGAGCGGATCCGTCCTAAGGATACGATGTGTGTTCAATTCATGCTGGGGGCACAAAAGCTAAATGATAAAAAAAATTCCAAAATCAATAATCAATGTTTTGGATAAAATAGAAAAAGCTGGATTCGAAGCTTATATTGTTGGGGGTTCCGTGCGTGATTTATTGATGAAACGTGAAGTCAGGGATTGGGATATAACAACCAATGCTAAGCCTAGAGATATTTTAGAAATTTTTACGGAAAGTTTTTATGAAAATGATTTTGGGACGGTGGGAGTGAAAATAAAAGAAAAAGGAATAACAAAAAATATTGTAGAAATAACAACTTATCGTACCGAATCACAATATTCAGACAAAAGACATCCAGACAAAATAAAATTCGCCAAAACCATAGAAGAAGATTTGAGTCGCAGGGATTTTACCATGAATGCTTTAGCTGCAAGAGTCAAAAAAAATAGTTTTGAAGTGGTTGATCTCTTTAATGGACAAAATGATATTAAAAATAAAATCATTCGTGCAGTGGGAGATGCTGAAAGCAGATTTTCTGAAGATGCTCTCCGCATGATGCGTGCAGTTCGTTTCCAAGCTGAATTGGGCTTTTCTATTGAAGAAAAAACTTTAGAGGCCATTAAAAAAAATGCACAGCTTATCAAGTTGGTTGCTTTGGAAAGGATTAAAGATGAATTAACCCGCATAATCATTTCAGAAAATCCTGCAGGAGGAATTGATGCTATGCAAAAAACTGGTCTGCTTTCTTATATAATGCCGGAGCTTGAGAAAGGAATCGGGGTAGCTCAAAACAGGCATCATATACATACTATATACAAGCACAGCCTTTTAGCTCTCAAATATTGCCCATCAAAAAATGTAAGTGTAAGATTGGCGGCGCTTCTGCATGACATCGCAAAACCACAGACAAAAAGAGGTGAGGGCACATATGCAACATTTTATAACCATGATCATGTGGGCGCATGTGTGGCGGAAAAAATTCTTTCTAGACTAAGATTTTCAAAAGAAATCATAGAAAAGGTGAAACTGCTTGTGGATAATCATATGTTTTATTACAATCCCGACGAGGTTGGTGAAAGTAGCGTAAGAAAGCTTATAAAAAAAGTCGGGTTGGAAAACATTAAAGACTTGATCGAACTTAGAATCGCTGATCGCCTGGGAAGTGGAACTCCGAAAGCAAAACCTTATAAACTGAGGCATTTGGAATATATGATAGATAGGGTTTCGCACGATGCGGTTTCAGTCAAAATGCTTAAAATAAATGGCAATGATCTTATAAAAAAAATAAAAATTAAACCTGGTCCTAAAATAGGCGCTATCCTAGACGTTCTTTTAGCTGAAGTTATTGAAAATCCTGAAAAAAATGAAAAAAAACATCTCCTCGCTTTAGCCGAAGAATTGAGTAAAAAAGACCTGACAAATCTTCGTGAAATGGCGCAGGAAAAAATAGAAGATAGAAAAGAAGAAAATGACAAAGAGATAAAAAATAAATATTGGGTAAAATAATTATGCAAATCAATAGAAAAAGCAAGATAATTTTTTGTTGGGCATTATTTTTTATTATTGTTTTTCTGGTTGTTTTCAAAGATCAAATGATTTTAAAAACTCATGCTTATTTTTCAATTAGGAAAAGCTTGTCTTATATTTTTTCTCAGCAATCGGAAAACGGAGAATTTAAAACATATGCCTGCAAGAACGAAAACATGGATGAATGTATTTTAGATTCCACATCTTATAATGTTTCCATGGTGATTAATTCAATACAAAATATAAAAATAAAAAAGTCAAAGAAGAATATAATTTTAAAAAAGGGAGCCAATTTTTTATTAAAGAGCCAGGAAAAAAATGGAGCATGGCATTATTGGACAAGTAAAGTTTTAAAAGGATTTATAATACCGCCGGACGTCGATGATACAGTAAATGCTTCTTATGCTTTGCTTAAAAATAATATCAAATTTATCGACAATAAAGATTTGATAGAAAAAAATAGAGACGAAAGAGGACTTTTCTATACTTACATAAGAGAAAAACACACCGGATTTGACCCGGATATTGATTGTGTCGTAAATATAAGCGCACTGCTGTATTTGCAGAGCAATGATCCGAGGATATGTTCATATATAAATGAATCAATACGTTCTGAAAATAAGTGTTCCCCGTATTATTATCCGGATAGACTGGGGATGTACTATTTTTTATCCAGGGCATATACAAACGGCATAACATGTCTAGGAGATGAAAAAAATATTATTATTTCTTCCATATTGAAAAAGCAAAATAAAGATGGATCTTTTGGTAATGATTTGCAAAATGGATTAGCAATCAACGCTCTTTTGGATATGGGCTATTCTGGTCCGGAAATAAAAAAAGGAATTTCATTGATAATAAAAAATCAGAAAGAAGATGGTTCCTGGGAAAATGAAAGTTTTTGGATGGGTATGCAACCATATCAACACAACGGATCACCCGTATTAACAACAGCTATAAATAGTGAAGCGCTAAATAAATATTTGTTTAAATTATAGCGAAGAAACAAACAAAAGAAGCAGATATAAAAATATAGATAGAAATATATATTTTTCCTGGTATATTTTTTTAATAAATAGATAAAATAAGAACGAGGCTATTAAAATAGAAAAAAACAACATTGAGTACATCTTTAATATAATAGGTATAGTAATAATAACGATAGCACATAAAGTTGCAATTATGTATTTCGCATTTTTAAGCCCAAAAACAACCGGAATAGTTTTTATGTTTTCATAACTATCTCCTTCAAAATCTTTTATATCTTTAAGGTTTGAAACAAGAGCATAAGAAATTCCCAGGATGACGATAGCTTTTATAGGAAAAACGAAAAAAGATTGATTCGGGGAAACTAGGAAAAATCCCGACATTGCAACTGAAATAGTAGCAAAACCAATCAAAATAGAAGAAAACAAGAAATGCTTCTTTAGTCTTAATGGCTTGGCGGAATAAATATAGTAGGGGGCTTGCGCTAAAAGAAGCAAAAAAGCGGTGGCATTATTCAAGGTGGCCAGACCAAAGGCGATAAAGATGCAAAGAACAACTTGGGCTGTATGCCATTCTTGTTCTGAGAATTCTTTTTTTACAAGAGGTCTTTCAGGATTTGATATTTTGTCGATCTCGATGTCTTCCGCATCATTGATAAAAACAGCCAGCCAGATATTCAAAGCAATCAATGAAAAAAACAATAATAAGGAAATAAAATTTACGGGATTTTGCAAATTAATACTTCCGAACATTTTTTGGTTTATAATAATTCCAATGGTTGCAATAATAAACCAGTATGCAATTCTTTCTATGCGCAAGTTTTTTTTGAAAGAACTCCAAAGGCGCTTATTGGTTATAAATAGTATTATTATTATTTCAATGAATATATATATCCAAAAGAAACGTGCGATTGCAATCTCATTCCAAAAATTTAATGTAGTCGGAGTTATCAAAAAACTGTCCAGATTATTAGAAATATTTTCAAATGAATTGGTTATCCAGCTGTCTTTTAAAATAAAAGCATAGGAAGATATGGCAGACTGGTCATGAATAAAATTTTTATTTCCGAAAAAAGAAATTATGCTTGGAATCACAGCATCAACAAAAAGGATTGCATAACCTGCTATTATTGAAAATAAAGATTTTGAAACACTTCTTGTTTTTTTATAAATAAAAATAGCTAAGGATATAAAAATGGCATAAGCCCCAATATGCTGACCAAGTGTTATTCCTTGTCCGCTGAAAGGATTCATTATTTTAAAAAAGGTTACTAAAATTTCATTTGTTTCGGTAACTAAATAAATTGGCGGACTAGTCTTGCCTATTGTAAAAACGAGATCAGTCAGTGGTACTAACAAAATAAACAGAAATACTTTTGTTAAAAAATTTAAAACATCTTTGAAGGATATTTTTGTAAGGAGATAAACTAAAATTGAGAGTGCAAGAAAAACAGAAAAATAATATAAAGAAGCATGGACAGCTCTTTCATAAGGCAGAAAATAATTACCTGTACTTTGGTAAGCTAATTTATCCAGGGGCATTCTTATGCCGATTATGCAGAAAACGGTAAATATGACCTTAAGTAAAGAAAAATCACTGTCGTTTTCAGATGCTTCATTATTTGAATTTGACATATGTTTCGAAAGGTTTATCTTAAGAGTAATACAAAATCTTAATATTATTATGAGGCTAAAATTCGAAAATATCAAGGAAAATTCAGCTATGCTAATGCGCAAGGCAGGATATATTTTTCAGCATAAGGAAGGGGCAAAGATGAGTTTTATTAAGCCTCTTGCCAGAAGTGGTTATCCTCGTTTCCATGCATATATTGAAGTCGATGGTGCTAACCTGATTCTGAATTTGCATTTAGATCAGAAAAAAGTGACTTATGGAAGAGCAACGAGGCATCATGGTGAGTATGAAGACAGCGATTTAGTAAAAAACGAAGCAGAAAGAATAAAAAAGACAGCGAATCCATAATTGACTTAATGGAATAATTTGGATAGAATCTTATTTATGCCGCGGTGGTGGAATTGGTATACACGCCAGTCTTAGGAACTGGTAGAGCAATCTGTGCGAGTTCGAGTCTCGCTCGCGGCACCGGCTTAAAATTAAATAAAATTTTTTAAAGGAGGTTAATGTGGCCAGAAGAGAAGATATTTGCAAGTTTTGTGGTCATCCAAAGGAGGATCACACATCGAAGCTTTTTCATGAATACAAGTTAAAGTACAAGGATACTGAAAAGGCTTGGAAAGTGCTAAAGGAAATTCACCCCAAACTTCTAAAATGTTTTGGTTTCAAACCAGCTGATAAGAATTAACAATAAGCCAAAAGAAGAGAGTGTGCTTATTTTTCGCACTCTCTTTATCTAATTTTTTATTCTAAATATGCAAAATATAGTAGTTAAAAAAAAATTTGCAGATATCCGATTAGACAAATTCCTTTCCAAGGAATTTTTTTCGCATACTCGCGGAGAAATTATTAAAAAAATAAAAGAGGAAAAAATTTCAGTTAATGGTAAAAAAACAAAACCTAGCTATATTCTCAAGGAAAATGATATTGTCGGATTGAAAAATTTTTCAAAGGAAGGTGCTGATAAAAAACTTATTAAAAATAGCAAAATTCCTTTGGAAATAATATTTGAAAACAGTGATATTGTCGTTATCAATAAACAAGCAGGAATACAGGTTCACCCAAGTCACAATGAAAAAATAAACACTATAGCTAACGCACTTTTGGCACATTTTCCTGAGATTGCCAAGGTTCATGACGATTCTGTTGGTGGTGAGTCTCGACCTGGCATAGTACACAGGCTCGACAAAGATACTTCCGGGGTTATGGTAATTGCACGCAATAAAAAAACATTCAATGAATTGAAAAAAAAATTTAAAGACAGAAGCATTTCCAAAAAATATGTTGCAATTTGTGAAGGAATTTTTGAAAAAAAGCAGGGAGTCATAAAAAAACCCATCGCACGCTCTTCGAATTACCGCAAACAGATTATCGCCAAAAAAAATACGAAAACAAAAATAAGGCCTGCCGAAACAGAATATAAAGTCATAAAGGAATCAAAGGAATATTCTTTTGTTGAGGTGGTTCCAAAAACGGGCAGGATGCATCAGATCAGGCTTCATCTTGCTTCGATGGGTCATCCAGTAGTGGGAGATTTATTGTATAAAAATAGGGGAGATAAAGACAAAGCAAAACGGCAACTTCTGCATGCTGAAAAATTGGAATTTGAAATTTTTAATAAAAAATATACTTTTTTAGTTCCATTGCCACAAGATTTCATCGATTTTTTGGCTAATATTGACTAAACTTTATTTTTTTATTATTATAAAATAGCTTTTTAATTTACATTTAACTTATTTTCCGATGCCTCCTGAGGGCTGTTTTAGCAGTATGCTCATGTCGGATTGGGATTAAAATATGAACAAGAAATTATTGGAATTCAACATGTTACAAAAAACTTCAAAAATGCCAGTTTTTAGAGCTGGTGATGTGGTTAAGGTTTATCGAAAAATTGTTGAAGGCGGGAAAGAAAGATCTCAGGTTTTTGAGGGTATGATCATTGCAGTTAAAGGTAACCAAAGCTCATCTACAATGATAACTGTGCGTAAAGTATCAAACGGGGTTGGAGTAGAAATTATCGTACCTATCCAGTCACCAAATATTGAGAAAATAGTCCTTGTAAAAAGAGCCAAAGTCCGTCAAGGAAAACTATATTTTATTCGTGAAAAAAGCGCCAAGTCTTTAAAAATGAAATATAAAGATTTAGCTGCTGTGGCCAAGGTTGAAGAAGAGATTGTCCCGGAGGTTCAAGTAGAAACTAAAACTGAAACAGTAGAAAATACCGAAAATAAAGCTGAAGAAAAAAAGGAAAACTAATTATATTTTCTTTTGGGGATATGGTGGAATTGGTATACACACACGTTTGAGGGGCGTGACCGAAAGGTGTGAGGGTTCGAGTCCCTCTATCCCCACGTGTTCAAAAGGATGTTTAGCTCAGTTGGCTAGAGCACTTCTCTTACAAAGAAGGGGTCACTGGTTCGAGTCCAGTAACATCCACCATGCAAAAAAGATAGAGCCGAAATAGCTCAGCGGTAGAGCGAAGGACTGAAAATCCTTGCGTCGGCAGTTCAACTCTGCCTTTCGGCACATTTTAAAAATCAAAGATTGAGCTAAGAGGGACCATAGCTCAGCGGTAGAGCAGGCGACTCATAATCGCTTGGTCATAGGTTCGAATCCTATTGGTCCCACAAGAATTTAAAAATGCGGGTATCGTATAGTGGCTATTATACGTCCTTGCCAAGGATGAGACGGCAGTTCGATTCTGCTTACCCGCTCAGAAGTTCAAAAACGGCCTTAGATTGGGCTGTTTTTGTTTTATCTAAGGCAAAATTAGTCAGTTCTAACCTTGGACATTCTGCCTTTATGGTTTCCAATCCTTTTTCAATGAGTTGGTATTGTTTTCTTAGTGTGATATCTAGCACGCCATCCTTGAGGGTGAAATCTGATCCCAAAGCCCGTAAAATGTTGGTTTTCTCGGTATAATCACCAACATTAAAATTATGTTTTGCATATACCGCAAACTTGAATGTTTTTTCGGTCAGTTCTAACCATTCATCGGCTCGCTGGTTTATGTCATCTAAAGATTGTTGAATCTTGTCTTTTTCTTTCAGTAGGGTCGCTTTTCTTTCCTTGAATTCGTCATCGCCAATTAAATCCTTGTTGGCATTTTCGGGTGAGATGTAGATATCTAACAACTTATCAATCCTATCTTGGCATTTCTTCAATGCTTTTTGTTGGTTTTCAATCATTATGTTCCTATTATCAACTTCGAGTTCGTTATCTCGCCTTAAGATTTTCAAAGCATAATCCAAAAAACTTTTAGGTATAGTGATTTTATCCAACTTATCTGCAATCTGCTTGTTGATGTCGTTGTAGGTAATGGATTTTTGTTTGCAATTAACATTCAACTTCTTTCTAGTGCAGTTATGATAGATGAATGTTCGGACAACATTTTCGGTTTTTATATGCTTCAGTTTTAGTTGGGTAGTAATATGACATCCGCACTCACCGCAACGGATAGTTCCTCGATAGGGAAGAATTTTATGTTTTGTTTGTGGCTTAGTTTTATTTCCCAAAAGTCCTTGAACATAATCAAATTCAGCTTCGGTTATCATCGGTGTGTGATTTCCTTCATAAACCTTACCAGTCCATTCATATTTTCCACAATAAAAAGGATTGGTAAAAATATCGTATCCATGGCTAGCGTGCAGTTTTATTTCTTGCCCCTTGCACATTCTTCGCAAACCCCATTCATTGTTGGCAATCTCGATAATTTTTGAAACAGAATAGTCGCCAGTTAACATCAAGTCCCACATCTTACGAACAATGGGGAATTTTACTTCATCTACAAAAATCTGTTTTTTACCTTGGTCTGTTCCTTTGTCATTTTTATATCCTATCGGTGCACGACCAGGTCTCCAGCCTTGCTCTGCCTTATTCAACAGTCCTCGTCGGACATCTTTTCCTAAATCAATAACATATTGGTTCGCCATTCCAAATTCAACACTCATCATTATCACATTGTCTACGGTTTTGTATTCTCTGCCGACTGTTTGGATGGACTGGATGAGTCCTTGTTGAAGCAACCACATTATCTCACCACCATCAACGGGATTTCTTGCTAGACGATTTAACTTCCAGCATATAATTCCATCTGCCTTGCCTTGTTTAATAGCAGACAGCATTTTGTTGAATTGTTCCCGACCTGGCTTTTTCGCTGATTTGCTCTCTTGAAAAACACCGACAATTTTAACATCGAGATGGCGTGCTAATTTTTCCAGTTCTTTTTTCTGGCTTTCAATAGATTGCGTTTGACGATCTTCCGCTTCGGTACTTTTGCGAAGATACATCAGATATTTTTGTTTTGTTTCCATATTAGTGTGTACAGAATTTATGCCACGGATTGATTATATTATGTTCTCTCTTCTTGTACATGGCTCAGAGTCGACCTTTCTGAGAGGTTTATATATATGTCTAATCATTTCAACCAAAGTTTCCGCACATTCCAAAGACTCCTCGGATGACAGTTTTTGTCCGAATTCTTTTTCATAAAGTGCTTGAAATTTTTTTGCGTCAGCCTTGGTTATCATTTTAATTTAATAAAATAAGATAGATGAATAGGATATTTATAGATTTAGGATATGTATAGTTCCTCTTATTTAGAGGTATATATAGACTAAAGTAAAAATTATAGTATTTACTATAGTAAGGAGGAGAATTATCCTTACTATAGTAAGGTTATTATTCTTCAACGATTTCAATACTGGCATAGTCATAAGCGTCTAAAATAAATTTTCTGATTTTATTCCAAATCGCTTTTTCAAAAAGACAGAATTTGAATCCAGCTTTCTGTGGCATCGTGACATTTAATCCCTCAAACTTGCTTTTCCAAACACCAAAGCCAGTGACCGTAAAGTATTCTCCAGTTTCAAACTTGAAACTCACATTGGCGTTGGCAAGCAAGTTCTCGTGCTTTCCTTTAATCATGTTTATTTTTATCGACACTTCTTTAAGATGTAGGTCGAGCGGGTAGGT contains:
- a CDS encoding recombinase family protein; this encodes METKQKYLMYLRKSTEAEDRQTQSIESQKKELEKLARHLDVKIVGVFQESKSAKKPGREQFNKMLSAIKQGKADGIICWKLNRLARNPVDGGEIMWLLQQGLIQSIQTVGREYKTVDNVIMMSVEFGMANQYVIDLGKDVRRGLLNKAEQGWRPGRAPIGYKNDKGTDQGKKQIFVDEVKFPIVRKMWDLMLTGDYSVSKIIEIANNEWGLRRMCKGQEIKLHASHGYDIFTNPFYCGKYEWTGKVYEGNHTPMITEAEFDYVQGLLGNKTKPQTKHKILPYRGTIRCGECGCHITTQLKLKHIKTENVVRTFIYHNCTRKKLNVNCKQKSITYNDINKQIADKLDKITIPKSFLDYALKILRRDNELEVDNRNIMIENQQKALKKCQDRIDKLLDIYISPENANKDLIGDDEFKERKATLLKEKDKIQQSLDDINQRADEWLELTEKTFKFAVYAKHNFNVGDYTEKTNILRALGSDFTLKDGVLDITLRKQYQLIEKGLETIKAECPRLELTNFALDKTKTAQSKAVFELLSG
- the rplS gene encoding 50S ribosomal protein L19, whose amino-acid sequence is MNKKLLEFNMLQKTSKMPVFRAGDVVKVYRKIVEGGKERSQVFEGMIIAVKGNQSSSTMITVRKVSNGVGVEIIVPIQSPNIEKIVLVKRAKVRQGKLYFIREKSAKSLKMKYKDLAAVAKVEEEIVPEVQVETKTETVENTENKAEEKKEN